Proteins encoded within one genomic window of Humulus lupulus chromosome 1, drHumLupu1.1, whole genome shotgun sequence:
- the LOC133780094 gene encoding uncharacterized protein LOC133780094 — MLEKAVKKNKVNIRNLYVQLLNKERVQFANVVWSNLAIPKHRFVLWQATLGNLLTRDNLVHCHLKLDSVMCPTCDLQQESHCHLYFNCQFSRQVRDRVAAWLGNDVWPIQFEEWSSWMIGKPKGLKQKMAATALAASVYLIWWNRNSCLFNFCSMTVDRFDHWLKFYLKARIARLPRTKLKSKDIAFIEKLILM; from the coding sequence ATGCTGGAAAAGGCAGTTAAGAAAAACAAAGTTAATATAAGAAATCTCTATGTTCAGCTGCTAAACAAAGAGAGGGTTCAATTTGCTAATGTGGTTTGGAGCAATCTGGCAATTCCCAAGCACAGATTTGTTTTATGGCAAGCTACTTTGGGGAATTTACTTACCAGAGACAATCTGGTGCATTGCCATCTGAAGTTAGATTCTGTCATGTGTCCGACTTGTGATTTGCAGCAGGAAAGTCATTGCCATCTGTATTTTAATTGCCAATTCTCTCGGCAGGTTAGAGATAGAGTTGCTGCGTGGCTGGGGAATGATGTTTGGCCAATTCAGTTTGAAGAGTGGTCATCTTGGATGATTGGGAAGCCTAAGGGTCTGAAGCAAAAGATGGCAGCAACTGCATTAGCAGCTTCAGTCTATTTGATTTGGTGGAATAGAAACAGTTGCCTATTCAATTTTTGTTCTATGACTGTTGATAGGTTTGATCATTGGTTAAAGTTTTACTTGAAAGCTAGAATTGCTAGACTTCCTAGGACTAAATTGAAGAGCAAAGATATAgcttttattgagaaattaatacTCATGTAA